ATTACCAAGGAAGAAAAGGAAAAGGCACAGAAGATTCCTGTTGAATCCAGCCTGGTAAAGGAAGAAAACAGGAAGAATAAGAACGAAGAACCGTTCGATGCCTTCGTGGACATGGTAATTGAGGAAGTTACCGAAAAAACCGATTTTGATATTTTCTCCGATGGCCTTGAAATATATACAACACTCGATCAAAATGCACAAAAGCATGTGGAGAATATCCTGAATACAGATGCGGCTGTTCAATTTCCGAATGATGAAATGCAGGCAGGCATCACCCTTCTGGATACTAAAACCGGTGAAATACGCGCGATAGGCGGCGGTCGAAAACAGCAGGTCAAACGCGGATTGAATTATGCGATTGATGTAACTAGACAGCCAGGATCGACCATCAAGCCAATTCTTGACTATGGACCGGCGATTGAGCATTTGCGCTGGGGCACCTATCATATGCTAGAAGATAAGCCTATGACCTATTCAAACGGCGAACCCATCGGTAACTGGAATGATAAGTATAACGGAGTCATGACCATGAGAATGGCTCTGGCAAAATCAATCAACATCCCTGCCCTGCAGGCCTTCCAGGCTGTAGGTCTAGAAAAGGCAAGGGAGTTCGGGACAAATCTTGGTTTAACTCTAGATGATCCTTTTTACGAATCAGCATCGATTGGTGCCAAAGAAATAGCGCCAATTGAAATGGCAGGAGCTTATGCAGCATTCGGAAACAATGGATTCTTTACAGAGCCATACTCAGTCAAAAAGGTTGTGCTCCGAGACAAGACAGAAATTGACTTAACACCTGAAACTGAAGTGGTCATGAAGGATTACACAGCCTTCATGATTTCCGATATGCTTAAGACGGCGATCAAGCAAGGAACTGGGGCAAATTTCGCAAACATCTCCAACCTTCATGTTGCCGGAAAAACAGGAACAACAAATTACACACAAGATGAAATAAATAAATGGGGAATCAAGGATGGCGGTGTTCCTGACTCCTGGTTCGTTGGCTATACAACAAGATATACAGCATCTGTCTGGACGGGTTATAGTGACAGAAAGACTGCACTTTATGGTAATGAACAAAAAATATCACAGACTCTTTTCAAGAATCTGATGACCTATGTATCAAAAGATGTAGATACACCTGATTTTACGGTACCAAAGAGTGTTGAAAGAGTTAAAGTCGAAAAAGGCACAATGCCTGCAAAGCTTGCCAGTGAATTCACTCCTAAGGAGGAAATCCTTTATGAGTGGGCTGTGAAGGGAAATGTTCCTAAGGAAACTTCCAAGAAGTTTGAAAAACTCGAAACTCCTTCAAAGCTTGAAGCAAAATATGATGAAACGACAAATGAAATGCTCCTGACATGGGATATCGATCAGGAGAACAGAGATGGAATCCAATTCGAGGTGACAGCGTCACTTGACGAAGGTCCGGAACAGCAATTGACCACTACAGCAGAAACCAGTCTGAAAATCGCCAATGTGGTCCCTGGCGGTATATACTCATTCAAGGTTACAGCTATCCGTGGTGAACAGAGATCCGACCCGGCAACACTTAAAGTCGAAGTTCCTGAACCATTACTGCCAGATCTAGAGGACGATGAGAATGAAAATGAAGATGGCGAGAACGGTGAAGGCAATGATGATGGCCAAGGGGACGGGAATGATCAAGGGAATGATCAAGGAAATGGTAATGGTAATGGCAATGGCAATGGCAACGGAGATAATAATGGGAACACTAGCGGCGATGCCAACGATGATGGGGAAGGCGAATAATATCCCCTTCCCGAACTAAATAAACAAACAAAAAAGCAAACGCCCCTGTGACTCACTCAGGACGTTTGCTTTTTGTTTTATTTAAGGCTGTTTGTTTAGCAAATTGTTTTTCCTGTTCTGCGAACAATTCAGCAAGCTGCTTATATGAATGAAAAAGTTTTGGCTTTGATTTAATGAAATCGAGTCTTTCCTCAACATTCACGGGCTTGATTTTACAGTTATTTATCGAATATTCTTCTTGATCAAGGCTGTTTGAAAGAAAAAGGAACTGTTCAAATAAAAGAATCGCCCTCTTCATCAAGGGTTCTGCCCTTTCGCCATCCCTGTTATTAAAATGAGAGGCTAACTGCTCCTTGCACTGATTCCACTCCTCTAGGAGTGTCGCCATCGCTATTTCGTGATACAGAGAGAACGTTTCTAATTCTTCCATTATGATTTTCCCCTCATCCTTTTCTTGCCCTCTCTGCATACCTCCAGTAAAGGACATGTTTCACACTTAGGGTTTTGGGCTTTACAATGATATCGACCAAAAAAGATCATTCTATGATGCGTGATCGACCATTCTTCTTCGGGAATCTTTTTCATCAGTGTCTTCTCAACTTCAAGAACTGAATCCTTCCATCGGCAAAAAGCCAGGCGTTTGCTGACTCGCTCTACGTGCGTATCAACTGCAATGGCTGGGATTCCGAAAGCGACCGATACCACCACATTTGCGGTTTTACGGCCTACGCCAGGCAGTTTTGTCAGTTCATCCCTGTCACGCGGGACTTCTCCGCCATAATCCTCTATAATCATCCTGGAAAGCTTCTGAATGTTTTTCGCTTTATTACGATATAGCCCAATCGACCGAATGTCCTGCTGAAGCTCTTCCAGAGACACACTCAAAAAATCCTCAGGGGTTTTGTATTTTTGAAATAAATCTTTTGTCACTTTGTTTACAAGTGCATCAGTGCACTGGGCAGATAAGGCAACAGCAATTACAAGCTCAAAAGGGTTCGAGTGGATCAGCTCACAATGTGCCTGAGGGAACATTTTGCCCATTTCATCAAGGCAAAACCTGATTTGTTGTTTATTTAACATGTCACTCACCACTTTTCTATTTGTAGTTGTGCTTTGTAAAAGCACAGTTATCAAAATAAAAAAAGAGAGAATGGATGAGTTCTCTCGTTACAATTATTGTTCAAGCCAGTTATAAAACGGAACAGGATTCGCAGAGACCTTAGGTTCTTCCTTCCCTGTCTTCTGCACACTCTGATGCTGCCTGAATTTTCTTCCATAACTTTTTGCTTGTTCAATTGTCTTGATTCCATTCTTCTTCCATTCAAAAAGAATCCGGTCTATGTACCGAAAATTCAATTTACCAGAGATAACAGCTTCTCTTAAGGCAGCCTTTATGATGATTGGATCATGATGGTCATCATCCATCCACATTGCCAGTGACTCACATTCAAATGGAGATAACGGCCGGCCGAATTCCTTTTCAAAGGTTGTATATAAATCCGTTTCTTCCTTCTGATCGAGAATCTCTTTTTCCTGTCTCCGCTTGAGCATAAACTGATCGAATAGCTTTTCCCATAGCGGTTCCAGCGAATATTTTTCATATCTGATTCCATCCGTGGAATTCCCGTCACTTATCGATATGAACCCTCTTTGAATCAGTGCTCGGAGCAAATCTGTACATTCGAAAGCCGATATCGTCATGCGGGCTGCAAGTTCCGTAGGTGTAGGAAATTCATTTCCTTTTTCAGAAAAATAGAATACATGAAGTAATAGTGCTAATTCTTGTTCGTTCAATCTCATTTCTTTGTATTGGGTAAGCAATACAGCAGGAATTGTAACATTCCCCTCTTTCAGCCAATCTAACATATCTGCTTTTTTCATTCCGGACACCTCTTTTCATAGTATAGCATGAACAAGCCCGGCTGGTAATAAAATAGAAAAAGATTAAAAAGGGAAATTAGTCGAAAAATAGCGAAAAGAAACGCTATATCCGACAAGAATAACGCTATAAAAATAATCAAGGCCCGCAAGTATACGGGCCTTTTGAGTTAGGCTTTGTTAAACAGGGCTGTTGATTTTCGTTCCAGGCGCTTCGCTTTCCGCGGGCAGTCGGGGAGCCTCCTCGGCGCTTTATGCGCCTGCGGGGTCTCCCCATGACTTGCTGATCCCGCAGGACATTGATTGAGCTTCCTCGAACGTGCCCACGCACGATGGAAATGCGTTAGCATTTTCGGAGGAGTCTACGCGCCTTCCACTACAATCAACAGGGCTTAAAAACAATATTTGCCTTAACAGAGAAAACACCTTTCAAACAGGTACTATTACGAATACATACTTCTCAGCAAATGTCTTACTTCCATTTTGCTGCAGGTATGATTATACTCGGCTTTCAATGAATTGATGAATCCTGCTGACAGCTTCCTCCAACTGGTCAAGGGATGTTGCGTAAGACAGTCGCATATAGTCTGGAGCCCCAAAACCGGAGCCAGGAACAACTGCAACATTCGCTTCAGTCAGCAAGACTTCCGCAAACTGATCTACATCCTTGCAGCCGGACATAAGTGCTGCTTCTTTTGCATTCGGGAACAGGTAAAACGCCCCCTGAGGCTTAATGCAGCTGATTCCTGGAATGTTGTTCAGTTTTCCATGGATGATTTCAAGCCTTTCTTCAAACGCTGAAAGCATCACTTCCAAGGCTTCCTGTTCTCCTGCATATGCAGCAATCGTCGCATATTGAGCCGGAGTCGTCGGATTTGACGTGCTGTGGCTTGCCAGGTCGGTCATTGCCTTGATGATCTTGCTGTCACCGGCAGCATACCCGATTCTCCACCCTGTCATTGAATGGGATTTGGAAACACCATTAATAATGATCGTCTGCTTTTTTAGCTCTGCTGAAAGCTGGGCAATCGAAATATGTTTTGCATCTCCATAAATCAATTTTTCATAGATTTCATCAGAAATGATTAGAATGCCTTTTTCCAGACAAATTTCTCCAAGAGCCTGCAACTCCTCCTGGGAATATACCATTCCAGTCGGGTTGCTTGGCGAATTAATGATGACTGCCTTTGTCTTGTCAGTGACCTTCTCCTTCAGTTGAGCTGGAGTGATCTTGAAATTGTTTTGCTCCAGACCCTCGACATAAACCGGATTCCCACCCGCAAGCTTGACCTGCTCTGGATAGCTGACCCAGTATGGGATTGGGATGATGACTTCGTCGCCTTCATTGAGCAGAACCTGAAAAAGGGTGTACAATCCATGCTTAGCACCACTTGTCACAATAATTTCATTCAACTGATACTCAAGTCCCTGATCCGCCTTTAATTTTGCTGCTATTTCCTTTTTTAATTCTGGCAGCCCGCCGGATGGAGTGTATTTTGTGAAACCCTCATTCATTGATTTCACTGCAGCTTCGATAATATGCTGCGGGGTATTGAAGTCAGGCTCTCCTGCTCCAAGTCCGATTACATCTTTTCCTTGTGCTTTTAATTCTTTGGCTTTGGCAGTAATAGCCAAAGTTGATGAAGGAGTGAGTGCACCCACTCTGCTGGCTAATTGGATCTCCATCCCTTTACCTCCTATGATTTTTGCATGTATGACATTTTTATAACCTGTAGGTACTTACAAATTATCAATAGCTCTGAGCTTTTCACCCGTATCAAAATCGACATAATAATAATTTATTGTGTCGCTGTTGTTTCGGTAAAAAATTTCCCATGCCGGCCTGTCCGTCTTTTGGATCCTGGCCATGCCGAGCCTTACTTCAATGATTTCATTCGGATTTTTTTCCTGATATAGTTTATTTAAAGCCTCTTTTTTCGTGATACCATTTTTAGCATTTCTCGTAATAATTTCGCTGTTTTTTTCATTGATCCAAACATAAACAGCTTCTTGTTTGGCATTTTTTCCAGTCATCACATAATAAGTTTCTTCTCCACTGTACAAACTGAAGTTAGTGAAGTCGGCCAGGTTCGTTTCTTTTGACGCAATTTTAACAGCCTTTTCCTCTGCTGCCTTGACTGGCTCAACCGCGTTCAAGTATACATTGATCAGAATTCCCGTTATTGTAACCACAATAAGAACACTGATAAATATCCATTTCTTCAAATGTATCCCTTCTTTATGTATCTCAATTCTGCTTAAAAAAACAGCAGTTCATCTCAATATGATTTCTTTATCAGGTGCGATAAATGGTAAAGACTGCTTTTTCTTTATCATCCTGATCCAGTGCAAGACCGAACATAAGGTCATCACGCTTCAATGTCCTGTTTAGGGCATCTACAATTTTATATAAATCAGGACTATTTTGCACCTTCACTGTCGAAACGATCTCAATTTTACTTTCCATGCCTGGTCCCTCTCCTCTCACACAATTTTTGTCATCTATAAATGAACATTAAGCTGGCAACAATACAATTAACACCACTCATTATATCAGGAGATGGTCCTCACTGGTAAGAGTAATGCTGACACAAAAAACTTTTCTAGTCCACACACACCGAAAGGCGGAAGCGCCTTGTTCAGCCCGACAAGCGCTGCCCGCCAATAACGCCACGTCCTGTGGCTGGCGGGTCTAGCACATCGTGAGCCGGAGGGCCGACCGGTGAAGTCGTTCTTTGACTTCATTGGGCGGACCGAACTCGAAAAGTATAGCTTGACATAAATAAAATGGCTGCGCAGTATATGCGCAGTTTTTTTTGATCACGAAAATCATTCTTCTTCGCTCGCGATCGTAATGACATCATAAGTCGATTCGGTAAGCTTAATTGTAACTGTACCATGCTGCTTTGTGAAATAAACATCAATCCATGCTTCATGGAGCATCTCCACTAAATCTGGATCCGGTTTAATTGAGCTGGATTTGAAAATGATGGCAAGCTGGGGATCAAGATGCTCAATCAATAAGTCAGAAAAAGAGCCTTTAGCTGCGAATAATGGCAATTTGACGATATTGACATTCCTCAATGGTTCCTCGAGAAAAGCTTGTTCAGAATTATGACTTGCAGAACTGACATAGAAAATCTGATGATGGAAAAATTGAAAAGAAATATCTGTTCCTTCATTTTCTTCCTCGCCGTCGAATATGACTTCTGCTGTCAAGCCTGGCATGAGCTTTAACAAGTCCCCCTGCTTCCAGCTTTGAACCTTTACTTCAGTAGGGATTGAAGTTTCTGACAGCACTTGATTACCGGCTTTGCCTGTAAAGATCCGGCGTACATTGTATTTCTGGATTAATGGATCAAGATTTTCCTGTTCTGTATTTGCAGTCAAAATAATCGTCGATAATTGCTTTACATGAAAAAGAGCAAGCAGGCGATCAATCTCTTTTAACGTTCCCTTTCCTCCAGTATTGACCAGTACATTCTCGCCATTAGCATGCTGGATTAACGCGGCCTCTCCATCGCTTATGGCTAAAAACGTAAAAGCCAATTCATTTCTTTTAAGATTGACATCCACTCCTTCAACTTCGACAGGAGCAGACGGGGATTCATACGGAAAATAATACCAATTCATAAAAGCCAGGATTGCAATTAACAGCTTCATGTACACTCCTCCAATTACATCTAGCCTTAGAGTGCGTCATTTAGCTGAAAATATAAAAGGCTTTTAAAAAAAGCATCCAATATTTTGCACCTGGACTACAGCCAATCATCAATCATGTCGACTATTTCCGTTATGTTCCCTTTTTCAACTGGAACATCGGGTACGGAATGTAAAAAGGCTTTTCCATAAGAAGTGGTCACAAGCCTTCGGTCAAAGATAAAAATCAAACCTCTATCATTAGATGTCCGAATCAATCTTCCGAATCCTTGTTTAAACCTTAGAACGGCTTCAGGCAAGGATAGTTCAGAGAAAGGACTGCCTCCGCTTTCCTTGATTATAGAACATTTTGCGGCTGTTATAGGTTCATCAGGAGGTGTAAATGGGAGCCTCACGATGATCAAGCATGACAGATCCTCTCCAGGGATATCGACACCCTCCCAGAAACTGCTGGTCCCGAACAAGATGGCTTTGTCGAACCGCTTGAAATTTCTGGTCAATCGTGTCCTGCTGCCTGCTGTGATGCCCTGGGCGATTAAAATGAATTCTTCTAGAAGGCCGCTCTCTTTAATCAATTCATAAGTCTTCTTCAGCATCTCATGTGATGTGAATAAAATCAGCATCCTGCCTTTAGTTGCTTCTGCAATGGAGATGATATGTTCTGTTATCGCAGCTACATAGTCATCATGTGACACAGATTTTATATCCGGCAAGTCTTCAGGGACGATCAGCTTGATTTGGGACTCATAAGAAAATGGCGATGGAATTTGCTGCTCGATCAGAGTATTTTCCAGCCCCAGTTCCTTCTTTATAAAACTGAAGGAATTATTGACCGAAAGTGTGGCTGATGTAACAACTACGCTCCTTTTTTTCATGAAAAATTGTTGAGCCAAATAGTCTGATACATAGACAGGGCGTGAAAAAATTGTTGTTGAGTTTTGCAGTGACCTCAAATCTGCCTCAATCCATTTCACATAATCGCTACCATCCATAAATAGTGTTCTTGCCGTATCCCGGATCGCTTCCAGGTCCTCTTTAACCTGTACAACCTCTTCAAGAATCGATTGCTGCACTCCCGTATATGGATGATTGCTCTTCCCAGCCTCATCAAGCCTTTCTTCCAGCGCCACAATTAAATCCTTTAAGTCAAAATAAAACCTTTCTGCTGTTGTTTTCAAAGCTGTCCAAACACGATTATCCCTGTCCGGAACGATGCTTGCATGTATCTTGCTGCCATAGGTTTTATTCTTAACCGTTTTTCTTGCATATGTTCCGGCAAGCTTAAAGAGTTCCTCTGTTTCATATACTAAATCGGAAATCAACTGGCTGACCTCAAAGGTATGCAGTCTGCTATCTCTCAAATCATTGCGCAGCAACCTCTCCAATTTATAAAACAATTGGTTTTGGTCATAAAGGCCAAGCTGATTCAGTACAAGCCTGACAGCCAGATAATCCAGTGACTTCCCAAAGTACTTTCCTGCTGCCTTTTCAAATTGATGTCCTTCATCAAGGATTGCATACTCATAATTCGGCAGCGGACCTTTTTCTGAAACAAGGTCTGCTAGGAGCATGGCATGGTTCGTGATCAGAATATCTGCTTGTTGCGCTTCTTCAACCGCTCTTTGATAAAAGTCATAACTCTCCCAGTGCTTTGTCTTAAGGAAAAGGGCAGGCTCATTCTTCACTTTACTCCAGAAGAGCATCCCCCCGCTGGACAAATTGAGTTCATCAAAATCTCCAGTTTCTGTTTGCGTAAGCCATACAAGTATTTGCATTTTGGTAAGAGCCGTATCGTAATTTTCTTCTACCTCTCTCAGGGAATGCTCAAACCGTGCCATACTGATATAATTATTTCTCCCCTTAATCAGTGAGGCATTTATTTTTGAACCCAGAACTTTTGCCAGTTTCGGGACGTCATTGTTTAAAAGCTGTTCCTGAAGCTGTGTTGTGTAGGTACTTACTACAACTGGATTGTGACTCTCCAGTGAAAAAATGGCTGCTGGAATCAAATAACCAAGAGACTTTCCAACACCTGTTCCGGCTTCAATCAAAGCATGGCCATTTTTCATGAATGCACTATGGACAGAGTCCATCATCTCAAACTGCCCATGCCTGATTTCATAACCGGAAAAAGCTTTTTGGAGCATAGCCTTTTTTTCCTCCACTGATTCGGGATAATTTATTACACTATGTAAAGCCCTTTGGGTTTCCGGCCTCTTTTTCAAGGCAATCCCGCGGTAGACTTCTATATGGTCAGGCAGGTCTTCGAGACTGCTCTCTTTCATATTCAAAACATCATCAAAAATCAAGTGAAGATCGCTTTTAAGTCCCTCAGAAAGCTTTGCAAGCTCTTTTACTGTAACAAGAGGCAGAGCTTTCACAGCATCGAGCATGATCAACAGCAACTCTGCGGTGACTTGTGCATCGCTATCAGCCTGGTGTGGACGGTCATGATCCAACTCCTCCCTCGAGGCCAAATCAGTCAATTTATAACTGTCAGCTGACGGATACAGGATTCTTGCCATTTCCACTGTATCGATAACAGGTCCATAAAATCCTTCCACGCCTGCGTTTAGTAATTCTTCTTGTAAAAATGAAAGGTCAAACAAGACATTATGAGCCACAAAATAAGCATCTTCAAGCATATCAGAAACCTGTGGAGCGATTTCTTCAAATAATGGAGCATTCTTCACCATTGATTCTGAAATTCCTGTCAATTCTTCGATGAAAGCAGGAATCTCCTGCAATGGATTGACAAGCGATGAGAACCTGCCAGTAATCTTTCCATCCTCGATGATCACGGCTCCGAATTGTATAATACGGTCACCCTTTTTAGGGGAATTACCCGTTGTTTCTAAATCTACAACCACAAATTTTTGGCTCATTCTTCAATACACCTCTAACATTCAGTCAAACAAAACCGTATCATAAAACATATGAAAATTAAAGCGTGAGTCTTTATCCTTGTCCTTCTAATTCCTCTTTAGCAGGCTTATACCTATTATGACCATTATATATAAATTTGGATTATTCAATATAGCTATGCCAGGCAAAAAAATCTATACACCCTTGCAGTATACGGCGGACTCGCACAAGTGAGGAATGGTACGAAAAAACTCCCGTTGGTTCGGGAGTTTTCTTGTTCTATAGAAATACCGTTTTTTCAGGTTCGGCATGAATCATTTCTACTATACGGTTGTTCTCATCCATCAACGCTACTTTTGGCTGATGGGACGGAACCTTCTCTTCCGGAACAAGTGCATAGGAAATGATGATTACGACGTCACCTTCATGGACAAGACGAGCTGCTGCTCCGTTAAGGCAAACTACACCGCTTCCTCTTTCCCCAGGAATAATATATGTTTCGAAGCGCGCGCCATTATTATTATTGACAATTTGCACTTTTTCATTAGCAACCATACCGACTGCATCCAGGATATCTGTGTCGATCGTGATGCTGCCGACGTAGTTAAGGTTTGCTTCAGTAACTCGTGCTCGATGTATTTTAGCATTCATCATGGTGCGGAACATGGAATATAATCCCCCTATATAAGTTATTCTACTTCTAAAATGGTATTATCGATCAATCTGGCTTTAGAGAACTTCACGGCAAGCGCTATGATGACTTTGCCCTTCAGCGTCTTCAATCTCTCTAGCTCAGGATAGGAATAGATTTCAATATAATCAACTGTGCCAGTCGTATTCTCATTTATATGATTTTTCATCGATCCAACAATTTCATCAGGATTTCTTTCGCCGTTTTCTATTGCAAGTTTAGCCATCTTCAGGCTTTTGCTAAGCTCAACTGCCTGTATTCTTTCCTCGTGATTCAGATAGACATTTCTAGAACTTTTTGCAAGACCATCCTCTTCACGTACTGTTTCAACGGGAATCAATTGTATCGGAAAATTGAAATCCCTGATCATTCCATCGACCACAGCAACCTGTTGGGCATCCTTCAATCCAAAATAAGCCCTCGTTGGCTGGATGATGTTGAATAGCTTGAAAAGAACAGTTGCTACTCCATCAAAATGGCCAGGCCTTGACTTGCCGCACAGTACATCGGTCCTTTCAACAACAGAGACCTTGACTGAAGCATTTCCTGGGTACATTTCTTCTGCAGAAGGATAAAAAATAAAATCTACACCCTCAGTTTCCGCGATTTTATGGTCGCGGTCGAAATCCCGTGGATAGGCATCCAAATCCTCTGACGGACCGAATTGAAGTGG
The window above is part of the Mesobacillus jeotgali genome. Proteins encoded here:
- a CDS encoding DnaD domain-containing protein, which produces MKKADMLDWLKEGNVTIPAVLLTQYKEMRLNEQELALLLHVFYFSEKGNEFPTPTELAARMTISAFECTDLLRALIQRGFISISDGNSTDGIRYEKYSLEPLWEKLFDQFMLKRRQEKEILDQKEETDLYTTFEKEFGRPLSPFECESLAMWMDDDHHDPIIIKAALREAVISGKLNFRYIDRILFEWKKNGIKTIEQAKSYGRKFRQHQSVQKTGKEEPKVSANPVPFYNWLEQ
- a CDS encoding YpmA family protein; the protein is MESKIEIVSTVKVQNSPDLYKIVDALNRTLKRDDLMFGLALDQDDKEKAVFTIYRT
- the panD gene encoding aspartate 1-decarboxylase translates to MFRTMMNAKIHRARVTEANLNYVGSITIDTDILDAVGMVANEKVQIVNNNNGARFETYIIPGERGSGVVCLNGAAARLVHEGDVVIIISYALVPEEKVPSHQPKVALMDENNRIVEMIHAEPEKTVFL
- a CDS encoding DUF5590 domain-containing protein, producing the protein MKKWIFISVLIVVTITGILINVYLNAVEPVKAAEEKAVKIASKETNLADFTNFSLYSGEETYYVMTGKNAKQEAVYVWINEKNSEIITRNAKNGITKKEALNKLYQEKNPNEIIEVRLGMARIQKTDRPAWEIFYRNNSDTINYYYVDFDTGEKLRAIDNL
- a CDS encoding ATP-dependent DNA helicase: MKLLIAILAFMNWYYFPYESPSAPVEVEGVDVNLKRNELAFTFLAISDGEAALIQHANGENVLVNTGGKGTLKEIDRLLALFHVKQLSTIILTANTEQENLDPLIQKYNVRRIFTGKAGNQVLSETSIPTEVKVQSWKQGDLLKLMPGLTAEVIFDGEEENEGTDISFQFFHHQIFYVSSASHNSEQAFLEEPLRNVNIVKLPLFAAKGSFSDLLIEHLDPQLAIIFKSSSIKPDPDLVEMLHEAWIDVYFTKQHGTVTIKLTESTYDVITIASEEE
- the nth gene encoding endonuclease III produces the protein MLNKQQIRFCLDEMGKMFPQAHCELIHSNPFELVIAVALSAQCTDALVNKVTKDLFQKYKTPEDFLSVSLEELQQDIRSIGLYRNKAKNIQKLSRMIIEDYGGEVPRDRDELTKLPGVGRKTANVVVSVAFGIPAIAVDTHVERVSKRLAFCRWKDSVLEVEKTLMKKIPEEEWSITHHRMIFFGRYHCKAQNPKCETCPLLEVCREGKKRMRGKS
- a CDS encoding PBP1A family penicillin-binding protein gives rise to the protein MAQKPQTREERRRQQAAKSKKTKSKKANKGMFKKIFLTLIALGIIGMLTGIATFAFMIQDTPKLDESLLKDPISSKIYDKDKELVTEVGSQNRDYVAYEDIPKLVENAFLATEDVRFYKHNGIDVIRLGGAVLANITDGFGSEGASTITQQVVKNYFLGFEKTISRKAQEAWLAYQLEQKYTKEQIFEMYVNKIYMSENMHGVLTASKTYFGKDLSELELHEAALLAGMPQSPNNYNPFTNPGNAEKRRNTVLYLMHQHGFITKEEKEKAQKIPVESSLVKEENRKNKNEEPFDAFVDMVIEEVTEKTDFDIFSDGLEIYTTLDQNAQKHVENILNTDAAVQFPNDEMQAGITLLDTKTGEIRAIGGGRKQQVKRGLNYAIDVTRQPGSTIKPILDYGPAIEHLRWGTYHMLEDKPMTYSNGEPIGNWNDKYNGVMTMRMALAKSINIPALQAFQAVGLEKAREFGTNLGLTLDDPFYESASIGAKEIAPIEMAGAYAAFGNNGFFTEPYSVKKVVLRDKTEIDLTPETEVVMKDYTAFMISDMLKTAIKQGTGANFANISNLHVAGKTGTTNYTQDEINKWGIKDGGVPDSWFVGYTTRYTASVWTGYSDRKTALYGNEQKISQTLFKNLMTYVSKDVDTPDFTVPKSVERVKVEKGTMPAKLASEFTPKEEILYEWAVKGNVPKETSKKFEKLETPSKLEAKYDETTNEMLLTWDIDQENRDGIQFEVTASLDEGPEQQLTTTAETSLKIANVVPGGIYSFKVTAIRGEQRSDPATLKVEVPEPLLPDLEDDENENEDGENGEGNDDGQGDGNDQGNDQGNGNGNGNGNGNGDNNGNTSGDANDDGEGE
- a CDS encoding pyridoxal phosphate-dependent aminotransferase; the protein is MQLASRVGALTPSSTLAITAKAKELKAQGKDVIGLGAGEPDFNTPQHIIEAAVKSMNEGFTKYTPSGGLPELKKEIAAKLKADQGLEYQLNEIIVTSGAKHGLYTLFQVLLNEGDEVIIPIPYWVSYPEQVKLAGGNPVYVEGLEQNNFKITPAQLKEKVTDKTKAVIINSPSNPTGMVYSQEELQALGEICLEKGILIISDEIYEKLIYGDAKHISIAQLSAELKKQTIIINGVSKSHSMTGWRIGYAAGDSKIIKAMTDLASHSTSNPTTPAQYATIAAYAGEQEALEVMLSAFEERLEIIHGKLNNIPGISCIKPQGAFYLFPNAKEAALMSGCKDVDQFAEVLLTEANVAVVPGSGFGAPDYMRLSYATSLDQLEEAVSRIHQFIESRV
- the dinG gene encoding ATP-dependent DNA helicase DinG; its protein translation is MSQKFVVVDLETTGNSPKKGDRIIQFGAVIIEDGKITGRFSSLVNPLQEIPAFIEELTGISESMVKNAPLFEEIAPQVSDMLEDAYFVAHNVLFDLSFLQEELLNAGVEGFYGPVIDTVEMARILYPSADSYKLTDLASREELDHDRPHQADSDAQVTAELLLIMLDAVKALPLVTVKELAKLSEGLKSDLHLIFDDVLNMKESSLEDLPDHIEVYRGIALKKRPETQRALHSVINYPESVEEKKAMLQKAFSGYEIRHGQFEMMDSVHSAFMKNGHALIEAGTGVGKSLGYLIPAAIFSLESHNPVVVSTYTTQLQEQLLNNDVPKLAKVLGSKINASLIKGRNNYISMARFEHSLREVEENYDTALTKMQILVWLTQTETGDFDELNLSSGGMLFWSKVKNEPALFLKTKHWESYDFYQRAVEEAQQADILITNHAMLLADLVSEKGPLPNYEYAILDEGHQFEKAAGKYFGKSLDYLAVRLVLNQLGLYDQNQLFYKLERLLRNDLRDSRLHTFEVSQLISDLVYETEELFKLAGTYARKTVKNKTYGSKIHASIVPDRDNRVWTALKTTAERFYFDLKDLIVALEERLDEAGKSNHPYTGVQQSILEEVVQVKEDLEAIRDTARTLFMDGSDYVKWIEADLRSLQNSTTIFSRPVYVSDYLAQQFFMKKRSVVVTSATLSVNNSFSFIKKELGLENTLIEQQIPSPFSYESQIKLIVPEDLPDIKSVSHDDYVAAITEHIISIAEATKGRMLILFTSHEMLKKTYELIKESGLLEEFILIAQGITAGSRTRLTRNFKRFDKAILFGTSSFWEGVDIPGEDLSCLIIVRLPFTPPDEPITAAKCSIIKESGGSPFSELSLPEAVLRFKQGFGRLIRTSNDRGLIFIFDRRLVTTSYGKAFLHSVPDVPVEKGNITEIVDMIDDWL
- a CDS encoding YpoC family protein, with translation MEELETFSLYHEIAMATLLEEWNQCKEQLASHFNNRDGERAEPLMKRAILLFEQFLFLSNSLDQEEYSINNCKIKPVNVEERLDFIKSKPKLFHSYKQLAELFAEQEKQFAKQTALNKTKSKRPE
- the panC gene encoding pantoate--beta-alanine ligase, whose amino-acid sequence is MKIVRTITEMQEQMQKLKSEGKTIGYVPTMGFLHEGHISLMKNARPENDIVVLSIFVNPLQFGPSEDLDAYPRDFDRDHKIAETEGVDFIFYPSAEEMYPGNASVKVSVVERTDVLCGKSRPGHFDGVATVLFKLFNIIQPTRAYFGLKDAQQVAVVDGMIRDFNFPIQLIPVETVREEDGLAKSSRNVYLNHEERIQAVELSKSLKMAKLAIENGERNPDEIVGSMKNHINENTTGTVDYIEIYSYPELERLKTLKGKVIIALAVKFSKARLIDNTILEVE